In Hymenobacter volaticus, a single window of DNA contains:
- a CDS encoding RagB/SusD family nutrient uptake outer membrane protein, which translates to MRFSYKTLALSAGLVLGLSACEKDFLEREAPNIVTDQQIWNDANLITSLLANNYDRLPFHTQIDDGWTDFAAYDEAIWSGNGDGSNNLNDYSFNRWGNWDYGLIRDINLALENIDKFSTTLPEVQKNQFKAEFRFLRAFVYFELVKRHGGVPLVTQQLIYDYSGNPTPLQSPRNTEAAVYDFVASELDAIKNDLGNDGSSPSSPRSNTRANKYAAMALKSRAMLYAGSIAKYNAQSGLNIQTSGERSAFQLAGPMSTTGRPWTRPKKLLLDLIPCTGLIRTAAKISMMPSRARLPTPR; encoded by the coding sequence ATGAGATTTTCTTATAAAACCTTAGCTCTCAGCGCCGGACTAGTCCTTGGCCTGTCGGCGTGTGAAAAGGACTTCCTGGAACGGGAAGCTCCTAATATTGTGACGGATCAGCAAATCTGGAACGACGCCAACCTCATTACCAGCCTGCTGGCCAATAACTATGACCGACTGCCTTTCCACACCCAAATCGACGATGGCTGGACGGATTTTGCTGCCTACGACGAAGCCATCTGGTCGGGCAACGGCGACGGGTCTAATAACCTGAATGATTATAGTTTCAACCGCTGGGGAAACTGGGACTATGGCCTGATCCGCGACATCAATCTGGCCCTCGAGAACATCGACAAATTCAGTACCACGCTGCCAGAAGTGCAGAAAAACCAGTTCAAGGCCGAGTTCCGTTTTCTGCGGGCTTTCGTGTACTTCGAGTTGGTTAAGCGCCACGGAGGGGTGCCCCTCGTAACGCAGCAACTGATCTACGACTACAGCGGCAACCCCACGCCGCTGCAAAGCCCCCGTAATACGGAAGCCGCAGTGTACGACTTTGTAGCCAGTGAGCTGGATGCCATCAAGAACGACCTCGGCAACGACGGCAGTTCTCCCAGCAGCCCCCGCAGCAACACCCGGGCCAACAAGTATGCGGCTATGGCGCTTAAGTCGCGGGCCATGCTCTACGCGGGCTCCATCGCCAAGTACAACGCGCAGTCGGGCCTGAACATTCAAACCAGTGGGGAGAGGTCGGCATTCCAGCTAGCCGGGCCAATGAGTACTACCGGAAGGCCCTGGACGCGGCCAAAGAAGTTATTGCTGGACCTTATTCCCTGTACCGGACTAATCCGGACCGCGGCGAAAATTTCTATGATGCCATCACGCGCAAGGCTTCCAACCCCGAGGTGA
- a CDS encoding gluconate 2-dehydrogenase subunit 3 family protein: protein MKRRDSLKAIGLTALSTGLLLDACKSDVSKATEKAAAPAADTAGKQAFEIERDKKLHAETFFTPHEMATITVLVDIIIPKDEKSGSASDAKVPEFIEFIAKDIPEHQVPLRGGLRWLDVQCSNRFQHAFVDCTAQQRIEMVSEIAYPLKAKPEMKQGVNFFNRMRDLTATGFFTSKIGIADIGYVGNKPNRWEGVPEDVLKQYGMA, encoded by the coding sequence ATGAAAAGACGTGATTCGCTGAAAGCCATTGGCCTGACGGCCCTGTCTACCGGGTTGCTGCTCGACGCTTGTAAAAGTGACGTAAGCAAAGCCACTGAGAAAGCCGCCGCGCCCGCCGCCGATACCGCCGGCAAGCAAGCGTTTGAAATAGAGCGCGACAAGAAACTACACGCCGAGACATTTTTCACTCCGCATGAAATGGCCACGATTACCGTGTTGGTCGACATTATTATTCCCAAAGACGAGAAATCCGGGAGTGCCTCCGACGCGAAGGTGCCCGAGTTCATAGAGTTTATAGCAAAGGATATTCCCGAGCACCAAGTGCCGCTGCGCGGTGGCTTGCGGTGGCTGGATGTTCAGTGCTCTAATCGGTTTCAACACGCGTTTGTAGACTGTACTGCGCAGCAGCGCATTGAAATGGTCAGCGAAATAGCATATCCGCTCAAAGCCAAGCCGGAGATGAAGCAAGGGGTGAACTTTTTCAACCGCATGCGCGACCTGACGGCTACCGGATTCTTCACCAGCAAAATCGGAATTGCGGATATCGGCTACGTAGGCAACAAGCCCAACCGATGGGAAGGCGTGCCCGAAGACGTGCTCAAGCAATACGGAATGGCATAA
- a CDS encoding DUF3823 domain-containing protein: MKAFLYSLLAGTALFMGCAKDNVEPPSSTLTGRIVYQDQVLGLRSNGSTDLGNQTTMLELWQRGYQLFTKIPVFVNQDGTFQAKLFDGNYKLVRSRGNGPWVDNTDSIDVQVRGNTVIDVPVTPYFTVTDAAFQRSGNTLTATCRVNRIVAGKDIDRVVLLISRTQFVDDSNALERTEKNAAAVNLSQVQNLSVTIPSSITGSVFARIGVKAAGVGQYVYSPVQKF, encoded by the coding sequence ATGAAAGCATTTCTTTATAGCCTGTTAGCGGGCACTGCATTGTTTATGGGCTGCGCCAAAGACAACGTGGAGCCACCAAGCTCTACGCTCACCGGCCGCATTGTTTATCAGGATCAGGTGCTGGGCCTGCGGTCAAACGGATCCACCGACTTAGGAAACCAAACCACCATGCTGGAATTGTGGCAGCGTGGCTATCAGCTCTTTACCAAGATTCCGGTATTCGTCAACCAGGACGGGACGTTTCAAGCCAAGCTCTTCGACGGCAACTACAAGCTGGTTCGCTCGCGGGGCAACGGCCCGTGGGTGGACAACACCGACAGCATTGACGTGCAAGTGCGCGGCAACACCGTGATAGACGTGCCCGTGACGCCTTATTTCACCGTAACGGACGCTGCTTTCCAACGCAGCGGAAACACCCTTACGGCTACTTGCCGCGTCAATCGAATTGTGGCCGGCAAGGACATTGACCGAGTGGTATTACTAATAAGCCGCACGCAGTTTGTGGATGACAGCAACGCGCTGGAGCGTACCGAAAAAAACGCAGCGGCCGTGAATCTAAGTCAGGTACAAAACCTTTCGGTGACTATTCCCTCCTCGATTACAGGGTCTGTTTTTGCTCGTATCGGCGTGAAAGCAGCGGGTGTAGGGCAGTACGTGTACTCCCCAGTACAAAAATTCTAG
- a CDS encoding LacI family DNA-binding transcriptional regulator, producing the protein MSIATVSLVLNGRAKEKRISDVLAEKVLNYVKEVGYKPNQLAKSLRSGKTHVLGLVVEDIANPFFASVARLIERKALEHGYHIIYCSTNRDPAKTKDILTMFEERHVDGYVLALPEGLESEVSALVRSGKPLVLFDRVLSGVSANAVVVDGATGMYEATQHLLAQGYKSIALITIQHGQTQMITRRQGYAQALREHTLPEMVDEIVLQQEPAQIISQMAAFFQAHPHCEAVLFTTNYLGLYGLEALNQIGWSVPKRIAVVSFDDNALFRLYSSPITVVAQPLEAMAEEIVKVLLTALQGGKQTNGMMLLQLTPKLLIRQSSIRPASPTRAK; encoded by the coding sequence GTGTCCATTGCGACCGTATCGCTGGTGCTGAATGGCAGGGCCAAGGAAAAGCGTATCAGCGACGTGCTGGCCGAAAAAGTGTTGAACTACGTGAAGGAGGTTGGCTACAAACCCAATCAGCTGGCTAAAAGCCTGCGTTCCGGTAAAACGCACGTTCTGGGCCTGGTAGTAGAGGACATTGCCAACCCTTTTTTCGCTTCTGTGGCAAGGCTAATCGAAAGAAAGGCGCTCGAACATGGCTACCACATCATCTATTGCAGCACCAACCGGGACCCGGCCAAGACCAAGGATATACTCACTATGTTCGAGGAGCGGCACGTGGACGGCTACGTTCTCGCGTTGCCCGAAGGCCTTGAAAGCGAAGTGAGTGCCTTGGTGCGCAGCGGTAAACCGTTGGTCTTGTTTGACCGGGTGCTTTCGGGAGTGTCGGCCAATGCCGTGGTAGTGGATGGGGCTACGGGCATGTACGAAGCCACTCAGCACCTGCTGGCGCAAGGCTATAAATCCATAGCCTTGATTACAATCCAGCACGGGCAAACCCAGATGATAACGCGTCGGCAAGGGTACGCTCAGGCCCTGCGGGAGCATACCCTGCCCGAGATGGTGGACGAGATTGTGCTGCAACAAGAGCCGGCGCAAATTATCAGTCAGATGGCAGCTTTCTTTCAGGCCCATCCGCACTGCGAAGCGGTATTATTCACAACCAATTACTTGGGCTTATATGGTTTAGAGGCGCTCAACCAGATAGGGTGGTCGGTTCCGAAGCGTATTGCGGTTGTTTCTTTCGATGACAATGCCTTGTTCAGGCTTTATTCTTCCCCCATTACGGTGGTAGCACAGCCCCTGGAAGCAATGGCAGAGGAAATTGTGAAAGTGCTTCTGACTGCGCTACAAGGTGGCAAGCAAACCAACGGCATGATGCTGCTGCAACTAACACCCAAACTGCTGATTCGGCAGTCGTCGATTCGGCCTGCTAGCCCTACCCGCGCCAAGTAG
- a CDS encoding SusC/RagA family TonB-linked outer membrane protein: MKNRVPIRKVRHLTRASLTPIALCASVGVSFGSPIDSNYTASNRDGAAVAVDAKLVDITVTGTVTDTKGEGLPGVNVVVKGTTNGTQTDAQGNFSITVPDQGAVLAFSFIGYKPQEVAANSTAKLAIKLVSDDQALEEVVVVGYGTQSRATVTGAISSTNSAAITRTPAGSTSEALVGRIPGVSARQADARPGGSASIQIRNLGDPLYVIDGVVADAGQFNNLGINDIENISILKDASAAIYGLRAANGVVLVTTKRGEKGKPTINISGYYGLQNFTRFPHPANAYQHVRALAEAGQNQGRTPVNEPVKGENITPDVLEKWRTGAPGYESFDYYKFVFRPDVPRYYVNGSFSGGSDNVRFYVSGSHFGQEAIIKDFKFSRTNLQANVDANITQRLKIGTQISARLEDRFTLGVPGGDDYFNPLLSVFSMWPTERPYANDNPNYINQTHNVNVNPATYTEAITGYYTDYYRAAKGNFTAEYNFDFGLSAKAIGSYNYTNRLANGFEYTYNAYRYNPATDVYETSPAFGNQNPYRERRTRNKIDRYGQLQLNYNKTFGDHSVSAVAAYERYDTDDREYGLNTVPPNNTIPLLLFANARNLDDRISERARAGYIGRVNYNYKQKYLLEVLGRYDGSWLFREDSRYGFFPGASVGWRISEEPFIKESIGNVLSELKLRGSYGRTGADDLDDPDNLNYLVPPYSYIGGYQFPDRSSIFNGSYVIGVDPRNPPITTLSWITNQSTNIGLDFGFLEGKITGQFDVFERRRKGLLAQPLDVLIPSEVGYPLPQANLNSDAVRGMEGLVTYSGETSGLSYSVGLHATLARNRDLDQYKPRFGNSWDQYRNGINDRWAYINWGYQVIGQFQSTEEIENYPINNDGQGNRNQLPGDFIYKDANGDGAINYLDERPIGYAEGATPYVTYAVNTTFGYKGFTLKFDLVGAGLQTYRREVEQRIPFQNNGTSPNYLFEDRWHREDPFNNDSPWISGKYPATRRDDGGHPNYNRRSDFWITNVRYLRVRNLEVGYDIPKPFLDRFGIGSMRVYVNGTNLYSFDNMKEFDLDPEIVNNGGLVYPQQRLYNAGFSIGF, encoded by the coding sequence ATGAAAAACCGAGTACCTATTAGGAAGGTCCGTCATCTCACGCGGGCTTCACTTACTCCCATTGCGTTGTGCGCTTCAGTTGGAGTCAGCTTTGGCTCTCCGATTGACAGCAACTATACAGCATCCAATCGGGATGGAGCGGCAGTGGCTGTCGATGCGAAGTTGGTTGATATCACCGTAACGGGTACGGTCACTGATACCAAGGGTGAGGGTTTGCCCGGTGTCAATGTGGTCGTGAAAGGCACTACCAACGGCACGCAAACCGATGCACAGGGAAACTTCAGCATTACGGTGCCCGACCAGGGGGCCGTGCTGGCATTCTCCTTTATTGGCTACAAGCCGCAAGAAGTTGCAGCTAATTCCACTGCTAAGCTTGCTATAAAACTGGTTTCCGACGACCAAGCTCTGGAAGAAGTAGTAGTGGTTGGCTACGGCACCCAGTCGCGAGCGACAGTTACTGGGGCCATCAGTAGCACCAATTCCGCAGCCATTACTCGCACGCCCGCCGGCTCTACTTCTGAGGCCCTCGTGGGCCGCATACCGGGTGTCTCGGCCCGGCAGGCTGACGCTCGCCCCGGTGGAAGTGCCAGCATCCAAATTCGTAATCTAGGTGACCCACTCTATGTTATTGATGGAGTAGTAGCCGACGCTGGCCAGTTCAATAATCTAGGTATCAATGACATTGAGAATATCTCCATTCTTAAAGACGCTTCAGCTGCTATCTATGGGTTGCGAGCCGCCAACGGGGTGGTGCTGGTAACGACTAAGCGGGGAGAAAAAGGCAAGCCAACCATCAATATCTCCGGCTATTATGGCCTGCAAAACTTCACGCGTTTTCCGCACCCGGCCAATGCGTACCAGCACGTTCGGGCGCTGGCTGAAGCGGGCCAGAACCAAGGCAGAACGCCAGTTAACGAGCCGGTAAAAGGTGAGAATATTACGCCGGACGTGCTGGAAAAATGGCGGACAGGTGCACCCGGCTACGAGAGCTTTGATTACTACAAATTTGTATTTCGCCCTGATGTGCCGCGTTACTATGTGAACGGCAGCTTTTCGGGTGGTTCCGATAATGTCCGGTTTTACGTATCAGGCAGTCACTTCGGGCAAGAGGCAATTATCAAAGATTTCAAATTTAGTCGTACCAACTTACAAGCCAACGTAGATGCTAACATAACGCAACGGCTAAAAATCGGCACGCAAATCTCGGCACGCCTCGAGGACCGTTTTACGCTGGGCGTACCAGGCGGCGACGACTATTTCAACCCCTTGTTGAGCGTGTTTAGCATGTGGCCCACCGAGCGGCCGTATGCCAACGACAACCCCAACTACATCAACCAGACCCACAACGTCAACGTTAACCCGGCCACTTATACGGAGGCAATAACAGGTTATTATACTGACTATTACCGGGCGGCTAAAGGCAACTTCACAGCCGAGTATAATTTCGATTTTGGCTTGAGCGCCAAGGCTATTGGTTCTTACAACTACACCAATCGTCTCGCGAATGGCTTCGAGTATACCTATAACGCCTACCGTTACAACCCTGCCACTGACGTCTACGAAACCAGCCCTGCTTTCGGCAACCAAAACCCGTACCGCGAAAGACGAACCCGGAACAAAATTGACCGCTACGGGCAGTTGCAACTCAACTACAACAAAACGTTTGGCGACCATAGCGTGTCAGCCGTAGCCGCTTACGAGCGCTACGATACCGATGACCGGGAGTATGGCCTCAACACCGTACCACCCAACAATACCATTCCGCTGCTACTGTTTGCCAATGCCCGCAATCTGGACGATAGAATAAGCGAACGAGCCCGAGCAGGCTACATAGGTCGGGTAAATTATAATTACAAACAGAAATACCTGCTGGAGGTGCTCGGGCGCTACGACGGCTCGTGGTTGTTCCGAGAAGATAGCCGCTACGGCTTTTTCCCTGGCGCCTCGGTGGGCTGGCGCATCAGCGAAGAACCATTCATCAAGGAGAGCATTGGTAATGTGCTGAGCGAACTGAAGCTGCGCGGTAGCTACGGACGCACCGGCGCCGATGACTTAGATGACCCGGATAACCTGAATTATTTAGTTCCCCCTTACAGCTACATAGGTGGTTACCAGTTCCCAGACCGTAGCTCTATCTTTAATGGCAGCTATGTTATCGGTGTTGATCCGCGCAACCCGCCGATTACCACGCTTTCTTGGATAACCAACCAATCGACAAATATCGGTTTAGACTTCGGTTTCTTAGAAGGTAAAATAACAGGTCAGTTCGATGTTTTTGAGCGCCGCCGTAAGGGACTACTTGCACAACCTCTTGATGTTCTAATTCCTAGCGAGGTAGGCTACCCCTTGCCCCAAGCAAACCTTAACTCCGACGCTGTACGGGGCATGGAAGGCCTCGTGACGTATTCCGGTGAGACAAGCGGGTTAAGCTACTCCGTAGGTTTGCATGCTACTCTGGCCCGCAACCGGGATTTAGATCAGTACAAACCTCGCTTTGGTAATTCATGGGATCAATACCGCAATGGAATAAATGACCGTTGGGCGTATATCAACTGGGGTTATCAGGTTATCGGGCAATTCCAATCGACAGAAGAAATTGAGAATTACCCAATCAACAACGATGGGCAAGGCAACCGCAATCAACTCCCTGGTGATTTTATCTACAAGGATGCTAATGGCGACGGCGCCATCAACTACCTTGACGAGCGGCCTATCGGCTACGCGGAAGGCGCCACGCCTTATGTTACGTATGCGGTCAACACCACTTTTGGATACAAAGGCTTCACCCTCAAATTTGACTTAGTTGGGGCCGGCTTGCAAACCTACCGCCGGGAGGTCGAGCAGAGAATACCTTTCCAAAACAACGGCACGTCGCCCAACTACCTCTTTGAGGACCGCTGGCACCGGGAGGATCCATTCAACAACGATAGCCCTTGGATTTCCGGTAAGTACCCCGCGACTCGGCGCGACGATGGAGGCCATCCGAATTACAACCGCCGCAGTGACTTCTGGATTACCAACGTGCGCTATCTGCGCGTGCGCAACTTGGAGGTAGGCTACGACATTCCGAAACCCTTCTTGGATCGGTTTGGCATTGGTTCGATGCGGGTGTACGTCAACGGTACCAACCTGTACTCTTTCGACAACATGAAAGAATTTGATCTGGACCCGGAAATTGTCAACAACGGGGGCCTAGTCTACCCGCAGCAACGCCTCTATAACGCCGGCTTTTCTATCGGCTTCTAA
- a CDS encoding LacI family DNA-binding transcriptional regulator: MNKKRISITDIAEQLSLSISTVSRALSDHPGISDATKKRVIKLAKAQNYQPNYMAAALRKGRSNLLGIIVPHIDGHFFTMVVKGVEAVASKAGFNVLICQSNEDVAHESTNIDTLLNAQVDGILVSLARTTRDSSHFDKVLKQGIPLVFFDRILEGKQVNAVVLDDREGGYLSTKHLIQQGYRRIAHFAGPQHLNIYKYRRLGYEDALREANLPVEPTYTVINDMTLEDGIEGMKQLLDLPIPPDAVFSASDFSAVGALQLLKSRHIQVPQDIAISGFSNETFTALTEPMITSVDQHCEQMGQSAVELFLQILKEKNNNFSPRRVVLQPDLVVRNSTTRNSQ; encoded by the coding sequence TTGAATAAAAAACGCATTTCCATAACCGACATTGCGGAGCAGTTGAGCCTTTCTATTTCAACTGTCTCCCGCGCATTGAGCGACCATCCAGGCATTAGCGACGCAACCAAAAAACGGGTTATAAAGCTGGCTAAAGCGCAAAACTATCAGCCAAATTATATGGCCGCGGCCCTACGCAAGGGGCGCAGCAACCTACTAGGCATTATAGTACCCCACATCGACGGCCACTTTTTCACTATGGTAGTGAAAGGGGTAGAAGCAGTGGCTAGCAAGGCCGGATTCAACGTTCTGATTTGCCAATCCAACGAAGACGTAGCGCACGAGAGCACCAACATCGATACCCTGCTGAATGCGCAAGTAGACGGCATTTTGGTTTCTTTGGCTCGTACCACCCGCGACTCTTCCCACTTCGACAAGGTTCTTAAACAAGGTATCCCGCTGGTGTTTTTCGACCGTATTCTCGAAGGAAAGCAAGTAAATGCAGTCGTGCTGGACGACCGAGAAGGAGGATATCTTTCCACCAAACACCTGATCCAACAAGGTTATCGACGCATTGCGCATTTTGCCGGACCGCAACATCTTAACATCTATAAATACCGGCGTCTAGGTTACGAAGATGCTCTTCGTGAAGCCAATCTACCTGTCGAGCCAACGTATACCGTTATCAACGACATGACGCTGGAGGATGGTATCGAAGGGATGAAGCAGCTTCTAGACCTGCCTATTCCTCCCGACGCCGTGTTTTCGGCCAGTGATTTTTCGGCGGTAGGAGCGCTCCAGTTGCTTAAAAGCCGTCATATTCAGGTACCACAGGATATAGCCATTTCCGGCTTTAGCAACGAGACCTTTACTGCTCTCACTGAGCCCATGATTACGTCAGTGGATCAGCATTGTGAGCAGATGGGCCAGTCGGCCGTCGAGCTTTTCCTTCAAATCTTGAAAGAGAAAAATAATAACTTTTCGCCCCGTCGTGTAGTCCTGCAACCAGATCTAGTGGTGCGTAATTCCACAACGCGCAACTCTCAGTAG
- a CDS encoding RagB/SusD family nutrient uptake outer membrane protein: MILAKDFLVARDRRHGFTYDNIARGIREDNLSSSNITPTLNLVESYEYLDGTSGEIRTRNAANTDYIYYDNLSAPFANKDARLYGTVIYPGTSFAGQTVQIQAGVMVWNAANNAYEMVEGGLASNYTDGKLLTGSSGPQRSQTEVSNTGFYMRKYIDSTPKASTRGVLSDTWWVRFRLGEVLLNASEAAFELGQTAEALTYVNQVRERAGFPANSLTSLTRQRLENERRVELAFEDHRVWDLKRWRRAHVLWDGNNSNPNAVMYALYPYRVVRPGDPRDGKYVFVKLVAPRFRAPRNFRLGNYYTFIDQGVLNNNPLLVRNPFQ; this comes from the coding sequence GTGATTCTGGCCAAGGACTTTCTGGTTGCCCGGGACCGGCGGCACGGATTTACGTACGACAACATTGCGCGCGGCATTCGGGAAGACAACCTCTCGTCGTCCAACATCACCCCGACTCTGAACCTAGTGGAAAGCTATGAGTACCTCGATGGTACTTCGGGTGAAATTAGAACCCGCAACGCGGCCAATACGGATTACATCTACTACGACAATCTGAGTGCTCCCTTTGCCAACAAGGACGCCCGCTTGTACGGCACTGTGATTTACCCAGGTACTTCTTTTGCCGGGCAAACCGTGCAGATTCAGGCCGGCGTAATGGTGTGGAATGCAGCCAACAACGCGTACGAAATGGTGGAAGGGGGACTAGCCTCCAACTACACGGACGGCAAGCTTTTGACCGGCAGTTCCGGGCCTCAACGCTCGCAAACAGAGGTGTCGAACACCGGCTTCTACATGCGCAAGTACATTGATTCGACCCCGAAAGCCAGTACCCGCGGGGTGCTGAGCGACACGTGGTGGGTGCGCTTCCGCTTGGGGGAAGTGCTGCTCAACGCCTCTGAAGCCGCCTTCGAGCTCGGGCAAACGGCGGAAGCACTGACCTACGTGAATCAAGTGCGAGAGCGGGCTGGTTTTCCGGCCAATAGCCTAACTTCTCTGACTCGGCAACGGCTGGAAAACGAGCGCCGAGTGGAATTGGCATTCGAAGACCACCGGGTGTGGGATTTGAAGCGCTGGCGCCGCGCCCACGTGCTATGGGATGGCAATAACTCTAATCCTAACGCGGTGATGTACGCACTCTACCCATACCGCGTAGTGCGGCCCGGTGACCCCCGAGACGGCAAGTACGTGTTCGTGAAGTTGGTAGCGCCGCGTTTCCGCGCTCCGCGCAACTTCCGCTTAGGCAATTACTACACTTTTATCGATCAGGGGGTTCTCAACAACAATCCGCTGCTGGTTCGCAACCCTTTCCAATAA
- a CDS encoding GMC family oxidoreductase codes for MSTFQIKKSGTVYDAIIVGSGAGGGMAGYVLAHAGLKVLMLEAGAFFDPAKDAQQLKFPYESPRRGASTTRPFGDFDAAYGGWELEGEPYTTKDKTEFNWFRARMLGGRTNHWGRISLRMGPKDFKSHHIDGLTDDWPITYEEVKPFYDKVDRLIGIYGTVEGLEDEPDGIFMAPPKPRLNELFIKKGAEKAGVKVIPGRGSVLTESLPNNKDRGACFYCGQCGRGCKVYGDFSSSSCLVIPAMKTGNLQVLTNAMVREVLTGPNGLATGVSYVDKNDLQEYQVRGKMVILGASAGESARLLLNSVSSNHPNGLANSSGVVGKYLHDSTGASLSGFLPQLMDRKRYNEDGVGSVHIYTPWWLDNKKLDFPRGYHIEYGGGMRMPSYGFGNGIHNINGLVPGRDGKPKEAGGFGASLKDDYRRFFGSQIGMAGRGTAIARIDNYCEIDHDVVDKYGIPVLKFHYKWTDAEIKQAKHMQETFQSIMHEMGAIITSKVPGPETNYGLEAPGRIIHEVGTVRMGDDPKKSALNKWCQAHDCKNLFVVDAAPFVQQGDKNATWTILALSMRTSEYILEQRKKLSV; via the coding sequence ATGAGCACGTTTCAGATCAAGAAATCGGGCACCGTCTACGATGCCATCATTGTCGGTTCAGGCGCGGGGGGCGGAATGGCCGGCTACGTGTTGGCGCACGCCGGCCTAAAGGTATTGATGTTGGAAGCCGGGGCTTTCTTCGACCCCGCTAAAGACGCCCAACAACTTAAGTTCCCCTACGAGTCGCCACGCCGGGGAGCCTCTACCACCAGGCCCTTCGGGGATTTCGACGCCGCCTATGGGGGGTGGGAACTGGAAGGAGAACCCTATACCACCAAAGACAAAACCGAATTCAATTGGTTTCGGGCGCGCATGCTCGGTGGCCGCACCAACCACTGGGGCCGTATCTCTTTGCGCATGGGCCCCAAAGATTTCAAGAGCCACCACATCGACGGCCTCACCGACGATTGGCCTATCACCTACGAAGAAGTGAAACCCTTCTACGACAAGGTTGACCGCCTTATTGGGATATATGGCACCGTGGAGGGCCTGGAAGATGAACCCGACGGTATTTTCATGGCGCCGCCCAAGCCGCGGCTCAACGAGCTATTCATCAAGAAAGGAGCCGAAAAAGCCGGGGTGAAAGTAATACCCGGTCGCGGCTCGGTGCTGACCGAGAGCTTGCCCAACAACAAAGATCGGGGCGCCTGTTTTTACTGCGGACAGTGTGGCCGGGGCTGTAAGGTCTACGGAGACTTTTCGTCTTCTTCGTGCCTGGTGATTCCAGCCATGAAAACCGGCAATTTGCAAGTCCTGACCAACGCCATGGTGCGCGAAGTGCTAACCGGCCCTAATGGCTTAGCGACTGGCGTGTCGTACGTCGATAAAAACGATTTGCAGGAGTACCAGGTCCGGGGCAAGATGGTTATCCTGGGAGCCAGTGCCGGGGAATCGGCTCGGCTCTTGCTCAATTCGGTTTCCAGCAACCACCCAAACGGCTTGGCAAACAGCAGCGGGGTAGTAGGGAAATACTTGCACGACTCCACCGGGGCCAGCCTCAGCGGCTTTTTACCGCAGTTGATGGACCGCAAGCGTTACAACGAAGACGGGGTGGGCAGCGTCCACATTTATACCCCTTGGTGGCTGGACAACAAGAAGCTGGATTTCCCCCGCGGTTATCATATCGAATACGGTGGCGGCATGCGCATGCCTTCTTACGGCTTCGGCAATGGCATCCACAACATCAACGGGTTGGTGCCCGGTCGCGACGGAAAGCCCAAAGAAGCCGGCGGCTTCGGGGCGTCGCTGAAAGACGATTACCGCCGCTTTTTTGGTTCGCAAATCGGGATGGCTGGCCGGGGTACCGCCATTGCCCGCATCGATAACTACTGCGAAATCGACCACGACGTGGTCGATAAATACGGTATTCCCGTGCTTAAATTCCATTACAAATGGACAGATGCTGAAATCAAGCAAGCCAAGCACATGCAGGAAACCTTCCAGTCCATCATGCATGAAATGGGCGCCATCATCACGTCCAAAGTTCCGGGTCCCGAAACCAATTACGGCCTAGAAGCGCCCGGCCGAATTATTCACGAAGTGGGCACGGTAAGAATGGGCGACGACCCCAAAAAGTCGGCCCTTAATAAGTGGTGCCAGGCCCACGACTGCAAAAACCTGTTTGTGGTCGATGCGGCTCCGTTCGTGCAGCAAGGCGATAAAAACGCAACGTGGACCATTCTGGCTCTGTCCATGCGCACGAGCGAGTACATTCTGGAGCAGCGCAAAAAACTATCTGTGTAA